A genomic window from Pelagicoccus albus includes:
- a CDS encoding acetylxylan esterase: MTSIYIDGKKLDHGYPFDPSYGYSREDLLAIEAPPEPDGFAEFWQNRYQRARNQSPDPRLSDTGKRLGNWKVYDLSYQSTDSFTINGWALLPENSPIRRSFLIGHGYGGRDEPDPHLPFEDAALLFPCSRGISRSRAPGIPSDPNQHVIHQIDDPDRYIIGGCVDDIWVGVSAMLELFPETAGNANLLGISFSGGTNALAAPWEERIARMHSNVPTFGHHPLRMKLATVGSGSGVQQFEQRNPGAATRTLSFFDAASTAKYMKTATHLACARFDPAVAPPGQFAIYNALPESVRQLFTLTAGHHEYASQKEEDTSLLQELREFFTPTK, from the coding sequence ATGACGTCAATCTACATCGATGGGAAAAAGCTAGACCACGGATACCCGTTCGACCCTAGCTACGGCTATAGTCGAGAGGACCTGCTGGCAATCGAAGCTCCACCAGAACCGGATGGCTTTGCCGAATTCTGGCAAAACCGCTACCAGCGAGCTCGCAACCAATCGCCCGATCCCCGCTTGAGCGACACAGGCAAACGGTTGGGAAACTGGAAGGTCTACGATTTGAGTTACCAATCAACCGACTCCTTCACCATAAACGGTTGGGCGCTCCTGCCGGAAAACAGTCCGATACGCAGAAGTTTCCTCATCGGCCATGGTTACGGAGGCCGCGACGAACCCGATCCTCATCTGCCCTTCGAAGATGCTGCCTTGCTGTTCCCTTGCTCACGGGGGATTAGCCGCAGTCGAGCCCCGGGAATTCCTAGCGACCCAAACCAGCACGTCATTCACCAAATAGATGATCCAGACCGCTACATTATCGGCGGTTGTGTGGACGATATCTGGGTGGGGGTCAGCGCTATGTTGGAGCTCTTTCCAGAGACTGCCGGCAACGCGAACCTTCTAGGAATCAGCTTCTCTGGGGGTACCAATGCTCTGGCAGCTCCGTGGGAGGAACGAATTGCCCGCATGCATTCCAACGTTCCGACCTTCGGTCACCACCCCTTACGCATGAAACTTGCTACCGTCGGCAGCGGCTCCGGAGTGCAACAATTTGAGCAGCGGAATCCGGGCGCCGCGACCCGAACGCTTTCCTTTTTCGACGCTGCCTCCACCGCAAAGTATATGAAAACCGCCACTCACCTCGCATGCGCTCGTTTTGACCCCGCAGTCGCTCCTCCTGGGCAATTCGCCATCTACAACGCCCTGCCGGAATCTGTGCGTCAGCTCTTCACTTTGACCGCCGGCCATCACGAATACGCTAGTCAAAAAGAGGAAGACACGAGCCTGTTGCAGGAACTTCGCGAGTTCTTCACGCCAACCAAATAG
- a CDS encoding alpha/beta hydrolase-fold protein, translating to MNREYHKWWSPRLEREMEMLVFGKAGPRVLVFPTRGGRFYEYENLGLVEQVREQIEAGELQLYCVDSIDTESFYCWWAHPHGRVKRHERYESYILDEVFPLMELKNPGQKTISHGCSLGAFHAANIAFRHPERFHKLIAFSGRFDLTLEVDDFRNLFDGYYCDDVFFNTPTHFLPGLNCEQKMKALREMEITLVIGDEDPFRANNEHLSRILWDKGIWHGLHYWNGRAHRGRYWREMVPHFLRPSQSA from the coding sequence GTGAATCGGGAATATCATAAGTGGTGGAGCCCTCGCCTAGAGAGGGAGATGGAGATGCTCGTCTTTGGAAAAGCAGGCCCTCGGGTTCTCGTTTTTCCCACGAGAGGAGGACGCTTCTACGAGTACGAAAACTTGGGACTGGTGGAGCAAGTTCGCGAGCAAATCGAAGCCGGGGAGCTGCAACTCTATTGCGTGGACAGCATAGACACCGAGAGCTTCTACTGCTGGTGGGCCCATCCCCACGGACGCGTCAAGCGCCACGAACGCTACGAGAGCTATATCCTAGACGAGGTGTTTCCTCTCATGGAGCTGAAAAACCCGGGTCAAAAAACGATTTCGCACGGATGCAGTTTGGGAGCTTTTCACGCCGCCAATATCGCTTTTCGTCATCCCGAACGATTCCACAAGCTTATCGCCTTTTCAGGACGCTTCGATCTGACCCTAGAAGTCGACGACTTCCGCAATCTCTTCGACGGCTACTACTGCGACGATGTTTTCTTCAATACGCCAACCCATTTCCTCCCAGGCCTGAATTGCGAGCAAAAGATGAAGGCCCTTCGTGAGATGGAAATCACGCTAGTCATTGGCGATGAAGACCCATTCCGGGCCAACAATGAGCATCTTAGCCGCATCCTCTGGGACAAAGGGATTTGGCACGGACTCCATTACTGGAATGGTCGAGCTCATCGAGGCCGTTACTGGCGGGAGATGGTGCCTCATTTCCTGAGACCCAGCCAGTCTGCTTAA
- a CDS encoding nitronate monooxygenase codes for MVKDLTSTPLPRIIQGGMGIAISSWRLARAVANRGQMGVVSGTAIDRVVACRLQEGDRDGSIRQAAESFPDKNLAQRVIDRWFKADGLEKPGAYKPVPMFSINPPKALLELATFASFCEVWLAKHKASGPVGINLLEKIQAPTLPILYGALLAGVDAVLMGAGIPRDVPALMDQLCQHEACSLKLNVENGDDVQLPFDPKIVETNGAQIERPKFLAIISSHVLAMSLARSGGVDGFIVEGPIAGGHNAGPRGWKVESNEDPVYGPKDEANLDRIKALNLPFWLAGGQDDASSLANAEALGASGIQVGTAFAFCSDSGMENTVRRRAIAYAVADQLKTRTEGRGSPTGYPFKTLDLLGTEGGRDAAERERQPCLHGYLRTAYQKEDGKIGWRCAAEPEADYLKKGGDAEDCSGRRCLCNGLLATAGFPHSMKSGGLEYPLVTSGIMRDLPRFLNGKSDYDANDVIDLLLGGEQGLHDQRVAKVVAC; via the coding sequence ATGGTTAAAGATCTGACCTCCACCCCGCTGCCTCGGATCATCCAGGGCGGCATGGGCATCGCAATTTCTAGTTGGCGACTAGCCAGAGCAGTCGCAAACCGAGGCCAAATGGGTGTCGTCTCCGGTACTGCGATCGACCGCGTTGTTGCCTGTAGACTTCAGGAGGGGGACCGCGACGGCTCAATTCGCCAAGCCGCAGAAAGCTTCCCAGACAAAAACTTGGCCCAGCGCGTGATCGATCGCTGGTTCAAAGCCGATGGACTTGAAAAGCCTGGGGCCTACAAGCCAGTACCCATGTTCAGCATTAACCCACCGAAAGCTCTGCTGGAACTGGCTACCTTCGCTTCTTTTTGCGAAGTCTGGCTGGCGAAGCATAAAGCATCCGGGCCAGTTGGAATCAACCTACTAGAAAAGATCCAAGCCCCCACATTGCCCATCCTCTACGGGGCTTTGCTCGCGGGAGTCGACGCGGTGCTAATGGGTGCGGGAATCCCTCGCGACGTTCCTGCCTTGATGGATCAACTTTGCCAGCACGAGGCATGTTCACTGAAATTGAACGTGGAAAACGGTGACGACGTACAGCTTCCCTTCGACCCCAAAATCGTCGAAACAAATGGAGCCCAAATAGAGCGGCCGAAATTCCTAGCTATCATCAGCTCACACGTTTTAGCCATGTCCCTCGCCCGCTCCGGCGGAGTTGACGGTTTTATTGTGGAAGGACCTATCGCCGGCGGCCACAACGCTGGACCACGAGGCTGGAAGGTGGAAAGCAACGAGGACCCCGTTTACGGGCCCAAAGACGAGGCGAACTTGGACCGAATCAAAGCCCTCAATCTACCTTTCTGGTTAGCTGGGGGACAAGACGACGCTTCCTCCCTTGCGAATGCAGAGGCTCTCGGAGCGAGCGGAATCCAAGTGGGAACCGCATTCGCTTTTTGTTCGGACTCTGGCATGGAAAACACCGTACGCCGCCGTGCCATCGCTTACGCAGTCGCGGACCAACTCAAGACTCGTACCGAGGGTAGAGGCTCCCCTACTGGTTATCCTTTCAAAACTCTCGACCTTCTCGGAACAGAGGGTGGCAGAGATGCAGCGGAGCGGGAACGCCAACCGTGCCTGCACGGGTATCTGCGAACCGCCTACCAAAAAGAAGATGGCAAAATCGGCTGGAGATGCGCCGCCGAGCCAGAGGCCGACTACCTGAAAAAAGGTGGTGACGCCGAAGATTGCTCGGGACGTCGCTGTCTCTGCAACGGTTTGCTCGCGACAGCCGGGTTCCCTCACTCCATGAAGTCGGGCGGATTGGAATACCCGCTCGTTACCTCCGGAATCATGAGAGACCTCCCTCGCTTCCTAAACGGCAAAAGCGACTACGACGCCAACGACGTGATCGACCTGCTTCTAGGCGGAGAACAGGGCTTGCACGACCAACGCGTCGCCAAAGTGGTCGCTTGCTAA
- a CDS encoding MFS transporter, which yields MSAVPMMVLVSSLLAVEIAPWESLATLPIACIVMGTASGSIPAALLMRKLGRKRGGYLGFSFALLCCLAGYFAATRGSFVLLVLAGFSMGIASAFGQQFRFAALESVGDPAKYGPALSVFMGGGLVSAFLGPEIGVWGQNLVASGHNFAGSFLLQSGVVLLAAVLFSLFREPEMKEQKLVQATGSLGKIVASPAFLVAAFAATLSYVMMSFVMTATPLTMREVCGFSLSDTKQVIQGHIVAMYLPSLLSGWLMNRVGQGRLMLVGSVAYAGVLVIGLFGQELVHFWGALILLGIGWNFLFACGTALLPAAYEPHERFKAQAANDFTVFGFQAVASLSAGWFLFNFGWTTLLLFCAPLVLAAFALSVVQIKREKGTSQMSL from the coding sequence ATGAGCGCCGTGCCCATGATGGTGCTTGTGAGCAGTCTTCTAGCTGTGGAAATCGCACCCTGGGAATCTTTGGCGACTCTTCCTATCGCCTGTATCGTGATGGGAACGGCGAGCGGAAGCATTCCGGCGGCGTTGTTGATGAGGAAGCTGGGTCGCAAGAGGGGTGGATACCTAGGGTTCTCGTTTGCTTTGCTCTGCTGCCTAGCGGGGTATTTTGCGGCGACCCGTGGATCTTTCGTCCTTCTGGTTTTAGCAGGCTTTTCGATGGGGATCGCTTCTGCGTTTGGGCAGCAGTTCCGATTTGCCGCTTTGGAAAGCGTAGGGGATCCCGCAAAGTACGGGCCAGCCTTGTCGGTCTTTATGGGGGGAGGTTTGGTCTCGGCCTTCCTTGGGCCCGAAATTGGAGTCTGGGGCCAAAATCTGGTCGCGAGTGGGCACAATTTTGCGGGATCGTTTTTGCTTCAGTCGGGAGTGGTCCTTTTGGCTGCGGTTCTTTTTTCACTCTTTCGAGAGCCAGAAATGAAGGAGCAAAAATTGGTGCAGGCCACCGGCTCGCTGGGCAAGATCGTAGCCTCTCCGGCTTTTTTGGTGGCCGCTTTTGCCGCCACCCTGAGCTACGTGATGATGAGCTTTGTCATGACGGCAACTCCACTTACCATGCGGGAAGTTTGCGGTTTCAGTTTGAGTGATACCAAGCAGGTAATCCAAGGCCACATAGTCGCTATGTATTTGCCCAGTCTTCTCAGTGGCTGGCTCATGAATCGAGTCGGGCAAGGCCGATTGATGTTAGTTGGCTCAGTAGCTTACGCCGGGGTTTTGGTGATCGGGCTTTTCGGCCAAGAGCTGGTGCACTTTTGGGGAGCGTTGATTCTTTTGGGGATTGGCTGGAATTTCCTCTTTGCCTGCGGCACTGCTCTTTTGCCGGCTGCCTACGAGCCGCATGAACGTTTCAAGGCCCAGGCTGCGAACGATTTCACGGTTTTTGGATTCCAGGCTGTGGCGTCCTTGTCCGCTGGCTGGTTTCTGTTCAACTTTGGCTGGACAACGCTGCTGTTGTTTTGCGCACCGCTTGTCCTAGCGGCTTTCGCCCTCTCAGTTGTGCAGATCAAGAGGGAAAAGGGTACGAGCCAGATGTCTCTCTGA
- a CDS encoding response regulator, with the protein MSKTIITVDDAQTMRKMIRFTLQPTGHQILEAADGQEAYEMLQSKPVDLIITDVNMPRLNGIELTRKLRSTPLHRATPIVLLTTESSPEKKNQGREAGATGWIVKPFNQQQLLALVTKVLPN; encoded by the coding sequence ATGAGCAAGACAATCATAACAGTAGACGACGCCCAGACCATGCGGAAGATGATCCGCTTCACCCTGCAACCGACCGGACACCAAATCCTAGAAGCCGCAGACGGACAAGAAGCCTACGAGATGCTACAATCCAAGCCTGTTGATCTGATCATTACCGACGTCAACATGCCACGGCTCAACGGTATCGAGCTGACTAGAAAACTCCGCTCTACTCCCTTGCACAGAGCCACTCCCATCGTGCTCCTCACTACAGAATCTTCACCTGAGAAGAAGAATCAAGGTAGAGAGGCAGGTGCGACTGGATGGATCGTCAAACCCTTCAATCAGCAACAACTACTCGCATTGGTCACCAAAGTCCTGCCCAACTAA
- a CDS encoding response regulator, with protein sequence MNTKAIIIDDSPIIRRVAALILKSQNVATREACNGEEALTILERDSSYRLLLVDWNMPKMNGLELIKRVRKEARYNHIKLFVITANDIEETFRLAKENGADDYLVKPISKIVVANKLRQHGLN encoded by the coding sequence ATGAATACAAAAGCGATTATTATTGATGACTCTCCCATCATTCGGCGAGTGGCAGCCCTGATACTGAAATCTCAAAACGTAGCCACTAGAGAGGCCTGCAACGGCGAAGAAGCCCTAACTATTCTGGAAAGAGACAGCTCCTATCGCCTTCTTCTCGTGGACTGGAACATGCCTAAAATGAACGGGCTAGAGCTAATTAAAAGAGTCCGCAAAGAAGCGCGCTACAACCACATCAAGCTTTTTGTAATTACAGCCAACGACATCGAAGAAACCTTTAGACTAGCCAAAGAAAACGGAGCAGACGACTACCTCGTCAAACCAATATCTAAAATCGTAGTCGCCAACAAACTACGTCAGCACGGACTCAACTAA
- a CDS encoding asparaginase domain-containing protein has translation MSIEKKRILAITTGGTIEKSYCESEGTIANRESILQKKLVQRLRLPHTDFAVHEVMAKDSLQMTEEDRLKISEEISRLASGYDGMIVLHGTDTMADTLRFCYERTAKTPIPVIFTGAMKPAEFEDSDARQNVTEALLAAQFLPPGYYLSFHSRIFPAPNVFKDRSRLTFDAN, from the coding sequence ATGAGTATCGAAAAAAAACGTATCCTTGCGATAACTACTGGCGGGACTATAGAAAAATCGTATTGCGAATCAGAAGGAACGATCGCGAATCGGGAATCAATCCTGCAAAAGAAGCTCGTGCAGCGACTTCGCCTGCCCCACACGGATTTCGCCGTGCATGAAGTAATGGCCAAGGACTCTCTTCAAATGACCGAGGAAGATCGCTTAAAGATCTCCGAGGAAATATCTCGGCTCGCTTCTGGCTACGATGGCATGATTGTTCTGCACGGGACCGACACAATGGCCGATACCCTTCGCTTTTGCTACGAGAGAACGGCAAAAACACCCATACCTGTCATTTTCACCGGAGCTATGAAACCTGCGGAATTCGAGGATTCGGATGCGCGTCAAAACGTAACGGAAGCCCTGTTGGCAGCCCAATTCCTCCCGCCAGGCTACTACCTCTCATTCCACAGCAGGATTTTTCCCGCCCCAAATGTGTTCAAAGACCGCTCCCGTCTGACCTTTGACGCGAACTGA
- a CDS encoding DUF4870 domain-containing protein translates to MDPKTRGIVAYITIIGLVIAIVTNNPKDEQASFHIRQMLGLVLLWVATGIIAVIPILGWLIWIVGTLAGFVFWIMGLISALEGSRKQVPILGANFQEWFKGL, encoded by the coding sequence ATGGATCCAAAAACGAGAGGCATCGTTGCCTACATCACCATCATCGGCTTAGTTATCGCAATCGTCACCAACAATCCCAAAGACGAACAAGCCAGCTTCCACATACGCCAAATGCTCGGGCTCGTATTACTCTGGGTAGCCACCGGTATCATAGCGGTTATCCCTATCCTCGGTTGGCTCATCTGGATAGTCGGCACCTTAGCCGGCTTTGTATTCTGGATTATGGGTTTGATCAGCGCTCTCGAAGGTAGCCGCAAGCAAGTGCCCATTTTGGGAGCAAACTTCCAAGAATGGTTTAAAGGACTCTAA
- a CDS encoding mechanosensitive ion channel family protein translates to MAQEEVASSGAIEKSSELLGIDINGIGEKIVEAVSLYGLSVLAAVIIFLVGKFIVNLITKAVRNVMEKRKVDASLVGFATSLAHALMMTFVIIAALTQVGIETTSLVAVVGAAGLAVGLALQGSLSNFAAGVLIIIFKPYRVGDYVVASGAEGVVEEIGIFTTTVVTLDHRTQIIPNSVATSGVIENYTKKGIRRLDITPGVSYGDDIRKVKKILEDIIAAEPRVLADPKPFVGVAEMADSSVNFAFRPWVKVGDYWDLFFHFNEQIKLRFDEEDITIPFPQRDVHLFQQK, encoded by the coding sequence ATGGCACAAGAAGAAGTAGCGTCTAGCGGCGCCATCGAGAAGTCATCTGAACTTCTCGGAATCGATATCAACGGAATCGGCGAAAAGATAGTCGAAGCCGTTTCCCTCTACGGACTTTCCGTTCTGGCAGCAGTCATCATATTCCTAGTCGGAAAGTTCATAGTGAACTTGATCACCAAGGCGGTCCGAAACGTGATGGAGAAACGAAAAGTCGACGCTTCCCTCGTCGGCTTTGCAACAAGTCTAGCGCACGCTTTGATGATGACGTTCGTCATTATCGCGGCCCTCACTCAAGTTGGCATCGAGACGACCTCCCTCGTCGCGGTGGTCGGTGCAGCTGGGCTCGCAGTCGGCCTCGCGCTTCAAGGCTCTCTTTCGAACTTCGCGGCAGGAGTGCTAATTATTATCTTTAAGCCGTACCGAGTCGGCGACTACGTAGTAGCGAGTGGAGCGGAAGGCGTCGTAGAGGAAATCGGGATATTTACCACCACGGTGGTCACTCTCGACCACAGAACACAAATAATACCGAACTCGGTGGCTACGAGTGGAGTCATCGAAAATTACACTAAAAAGGGTATCCGTAGATTGGATATAACGCCTGGAGTCAGCTACGGCGACGACATACGAAAAGTCAAAAAAATCCTGGAGGATATTATCGCTGCCGAACCAAGAGTACTCGCGGATCCCAAACCTTTTGTTGGAGTCGCCGAAATGGCAGATAGTAGCGTTAACTTCGCATTTCGCCCGTGGGTAAAAGTCGGAGATTACTGGGACTTGTTTTTCCATTTCAACGAGCAGATAAAGCTGCGATTCGACGAGGAAGATATCACAATTCCTTTCCCACAAAGAGACGTTCACCTCTTCCAGCAAAAATAA
- a CDS encoding cache domain-containing protein translates to MFSKLKLNTRITTLGIAVTLLFSLATASLYPQLKTKFYSEKKEKTRNLVEVAHAVIRSYVELEKAGALSQEEAQSAAKLMLEKVRYDSSNYFWVNDMGPKMVMHPVKPELNGQDLSEISDPNDKFLFNEMVAIAKKEGAGYVDYYWPKPGLQKPAPKISYVKLEDTWNWIVGSGIYVDDVEASINSLFLKLFSILATITILGSLAFLYFSRSISKPIDNIIEKIESGAERINAASLQVSNCSSRLAEEATTQAASLAQASTASEVTSTMTTQNAQNSSQAQDLMNSTKSVVREASQAMDNLTQAMISITESSLESSKVVKTIDEIAFQTNILALNAAVEAARAGEAGTGFAVVADEVRGLAQRAATAARDTGRLIDDTVQKIEAGSKTVTDTANSFKGAEEQSSRLSGLIEEIHSASSKQSSGIHDINTTILSIDKITHENAANAEETAAAAHDLKSEAQQLNALIDDLASIVHGAKGRLPQAAKSPLECTTSFTSQPTTNQVSERNSEVLWN, encoded by the coding sequence ATGTTTAGTAAGTTGAAGCTCAATACTCGTATAACCACGCTCGGTATCGCAGTTACCCTGCTCTTCTCATTGGCAACGGCTAGCCTATATCCTCAGCTAAAAACGAAGTTCTATTCGGAGAAAAAGGAGAAAACACGCAATTTGGTCGAGGTAGCTCACGCTGTGATCCGTAGCTACGTCGAGCTTGAAAAGGCAGGAGCTTTAAGCCAAGAGGAAGCCCAATCCGCAGCCAAATTGATGCTCGAGAAAGTACGCTACGACTCTAGCAACTATTTTTGGGTTAACGACATGGGGCCCAAAATGGTTATGCACCCAGTCAAGCCTGAGCTCAATGGCCAAGATCTTTCCGAGATCTCTGATCCGAACGACAAATTTCTTTTTAACGAGATGGTAGCGATCGCCAAAAAAGAAGGAGCCGGCTACGTAGATTACTACTGGCCCAAACCCGGATTGCAAAAACCTGCCCCTAAAATTTCCTACGTTAAGTTGGAAGACACTTGGAATTGGATCGTTGGTTCAGGGATCTATGTCGACGACGTCGAAGCAAGCATCAACTCACTTTTTCTTAAGTTGTTTTCAATTCTTGCGACCATCACCATCCTCGGATCGCTCGCATTTCTCTATTTCTCTCGCAGTATCTCAAAGCCGATAGATAACATCATAGAAAAAATTGAATCGGGAGCTGAACGTATAAATGCCGCCAGCCTTCAAGTATCGAACTGTTCCTCCCGATTGGCAGAAGAAGCCACCACACAAGCTGCGTCTTTAGCGCAAGCCTCGACTGCGTCCGAGGTTACGAGTACTATGACTACTCAAAACGCACAGAACAGTTCTCAGGCACAAGACTTGATGAATTCGACAAAATCGGTCGTAAGGGAAGCTAGTCAAGCCATGGACAATCTGACTCAAGCCATGATCTCCATAACCGAGTCGAGCTTAGAGTCGTCTAAAGTAGTCAAGACAATCGATGAGATAGCATTTCAAACAAATATTCTAGCTCTGAACGCAGCAGTCGAAGCAGCAAGAGCAGGAGAGGCAGGAACTGGTTTTGCGGTAGTTGCAGATGAAGTACGAGGCCTAGCACAAAGAGCGGCAACTGCGGCTCGTGACACCGGCCGATTAATTGACGATACCGTCCAGAAAATCGAAGCAGGTTCCAAAACGGTAACCGACACCGCAAATTCGTTCAAAGGAGCAGAAGAGCAGAGCTCCCGGTTAAGCGGATTGATCGAGGAAATCCATTCAGCCTCAAGCAAACAGTCTTCGGGTATTCACGATATAAATACTACGATTCTTAGTATCGATAAAATCACCCACGAAAACGCAGCCAACGCAGAGGAAACAGCAGCGGCTGCCCATGACTTAAAATCCGAAGCGCAACAGCTAAATGCTCTAATTGACGACCTAGCTTCGATTGTACACGGAGCAAAGGGTAGGTTACCACAAGCGGCCAAATCCCCGCTTGAGTGCACGACCTCCTTCACCTCGCAGCCGACTACGAATCAAGTGAGCGAGAGGAACTCCGAAGTTCTTTGGAATTAG
- a CDS encoding YqjF family protein has product MQQEWHDLLFLHWEIDAKHLQSLIPSNLEVDTFEGSAWLAIVPFSMRGVSPRACPKPSFLSDFPEINIRTYVIKDGKPGVWFFSLDVPNQLPVWLARTFFHLPYFKGQMDVQNQNGETRYDSRYERREFRATYSGSKLITPQADSFEHWSTERYCLYSQSRSGQLHRAEVQHPKWPLQKANVHIEKNSMLDNFKVGSRHPSALFAKEIPVVAWWPQKC; this is encoded by the coding sequence ATGCAACAAGAATGGCACGACCTTTTGTTCCTTCATTGGGAAATCGATGCTAAACATCTTCAGTCACTCATTCCGTCCAACCTAGAGGTTGATACTTTTGAAGGATCCGCATGGCTGGCAATCGTTCCTTTTTCCATGAGAGGCGTTAGCCCGCGAGCTTGCCCCAAGCCTTCCTTCCTGAGCGACTTTCCAGAAATAAACATCCGCACCTACGTCATCAAGGATGGGAAACCTGGAGTCTGGTTCTTTAGTTTGGACGTACCAAACCAGCTTCCTGTCTGGCTCGCTCGAACCTTCTTTCACCTCCCCTATTTCAAAGGCCAAATGGATGTGCAAAACCAGAACGGGGAGACGCGATACGACTCGCGCTATGAGCGACGCGAATTCAGGGCCACTTACTCGGGATCGAAATTGATCACTCCCCAAGCCGACAGTTTTGAACATTGGTCGACAGAGCGATACTGCCTCTACTCCCAAAGCCGAAGCGGTCAATTACACAGAGCCGAAGTTCAGCATCCGAAATGGCCACTGCAAAAGGCAAACGTTCACATCGAGAAAAATTCGATGCTGGATAACTTCAAGGTCGGCTCACGCCACCCCAGCGCACTCTTCGCAAAAGAGATTCCTGTCGTAGCTTGGTGGCCACAAAAATGTTGA
- a CDS encoding pyrimidine/purine nucleoside phosphorylase, with amino-acid sequence MQFENVTALAEANIYFEGKVVSHTIITASGDKKTLGVILPGSFHFGTAAAERMDVTAGSCLVTLDGESETRGYEKGSYFEIPANSGFSIEVAERCDYVCSYLA; translated from the coding sequence ATGCAATTCGAGAACGTAACCGCCCTTGCCGAAGCAAACATCTATTTCGAGGGAAAAGTAGTTTCCCATACCATCATCACTGCGAGTGGCGATAAGAAGACTTTGGGAGTTATTCTTCCGGGAAGTTTTCATTTCGGCACCGCGGCTGCAGAACGCATGGATGTGACTGCTGGATCTTGTCTCGTGACGCTCGATGGCGAATCCGAGACCCGTGGCTACGAAAAGGGCAGCTATTTCGAGATACCGGCCAACTCCGGTTTCTCCATCGAAGTGGCCGAGCGTTGCGATTACGTTTGCTCTTACCTCGCTTAG
- a CDS encoding L-lactate MFS transporter, producing the protein MKKIKNRWLIAACTVCVHLSIGAVYAYSVYKKPLLESKGWEPTQTAWAFSIAILFLGLSAAFLGPKVERIGPRKSGMISAVFYGLGLAVAGLGVQIGQLYVFYLGYGVIGGIGLGIGYICPVSSLVKWFPDRRGLATGLATMGFGFGALLASLLIQAFITRLGIPQTFYVLAAGYFVVMMLASQYLEPPPEGWLPDGYEDSLKSGKSRQVQDLAQLTSLEALGTVRFYLLWSMFFINITCGIAVISVASPMSQEIAGLTPAAAATMVGLMGIFNGLGRIGWASISDLIGRTMTYVVFFTLQIFAFLILPKTTGVIMFQVVVCLIVSCYGGGFAVTPAFIGDLFGTKRLSAILGNVLTAWAAAGLVGPLIAAKVRETTGSYEQTLQIFAGLFVFALVGAALIYVNIRKIRQLQLSQA; encoded by the coding sequence ATGAAAAAGATTAAGAATCGTTGGCTAATAGCCGCCTGTACGGTATGCGTGCATCTTTCGATCGGCGCTGTATACGCCTACAGTGTATATAAAAAGCCACTACTGGAAAGCAAAGGTTGGGAGCCTACGCAAACGGCATGGGCCTTCAGTATAGCCATTTTGTTTTTAGGCTTATCTGCGGCCTTTCTTGGCCCAAAGGTGGAGAGAATTGGACCGCGAAAAAGTGGAATGATTTCGGCTGTGTTTTACGGGCTCGGCTTGGCTGTGGCAGGGCTTGGAGTCCAGATCGGACAGCTCTACGTATTCTATCTTGGATACGGAGTTATCGGAGGAATTGGACTTGGAATCGGTTACATCTGCCCTGTGTCTAGCTTGGTGAAGTGGTTTCCTGACCGTCGAGGTTTGGCGACTGGGCTTGCTACCATGGGCTTTGGTTTTGGCGCCTTGCTCGCGAGCTTACTGATACAGGCATTCATAACCCGACTGGGTATTCCTCAGACCTTTTATGTCTTAGCGGCTGGTTATTTTGTGGTGATGATGCTGGCTTCCCAGTATCTGGAGCCGCCCCCAGAAGGCTGGTTGCCTGATGGCTACGAAGACTCACTCAAGTCAGGCAAGTCGCGTCAGGTACAGGACTTGGCTCAACTTACCTCGCTCGAAGCTTTGGGAACAGTGCGTTTTTATCTGCTTTGGAGCATGTTCTTTATCAACATCACCTGTGGAATCGCGGTGATTTCTGTGGCTTCGCCGATGTCGCAAGAGATCGCGGGTCTTACGCCTGCGGCTGCCGCGACGATGGTGGGTCTCATGGGGATTTTCAATGGGCTCGGCAGAATAGGTTGGGCATCCATTTCCGATCTAATTGGGCGCACGATGACCTATGTGGTCTTTTTCACGCTGCAGATATTCGCCTTCTTGATCCTGCCCAAGACAACTGGGGTTATCATGTTTCAAGTGGTCGTCTGCCTCATTGTTTCCTGTTACGGCGGTGGCTTCGCGGTGACGCCTGCCTTTATCGGAGATTTGTTTGGGACAAAACGGCTCTCAGCCATTTTAGGCAACGTGCTTACAGCGTGGGCAGCTGCCGGTTTGGTGGGGCCTTTGATCGCCGCAAAGGTTCGCGAGACGACTGGTAGCTATGAACAAACGCTACAGATTTTCGCCGGACTGTTCGTTTTCGCCTTGGTGGGAGCAGCATTGATCTACGTTAACATTCGCAAGATCCGTCAGCTTCAATTGAGCCAGGCTTAA